Genomic window (Amaranthus tricolor cultivar Red isolate AtriRed21 chromosome 7, ASM2621246v1, whole genome shotgun sequence):
ATGCTTGATCATTTGTTAAAATATATAGCTTgacattatcttgttgaatccaAATATCTTTGACTCCATTTGTTGGCCATTTCAATCTGATTGTTGGTAGAACTTCATTGATTAGTTTTTCTCGAATAACATCTCGTGTAACTTTTGTTATTGCTCTTAGCTGTGGTGTACCTGCTGGTTTCCTTTCTAACCTTCTCATTGCATAATAAGTCTCTGTGAATGGAAAAATTCCTATTTTTCCATCCCACAACACTTCTCTATTAGTACTAATTTGAGGTCTTGCAACAGCTGCTATAAACATTACTTTACCtatgaaatttttgtttttcacaCACCTATATGGTTCTTCCTCTTCCCAAGGGAATAAATAGTACCTTTGAGTTTCCCTACTCATGTAGAACCATTTTTCATCGATGTGTACAACATTATACATCAAACTGAACTTTAGTAGGTTGTCTACAGTAGGTGGACAGTTTAGAAGGGGAGGAGAGCAAAAGAAGGCAATAAACTGAACTTTACTGTGTTGTAATGGTGGTGGGAAAATCTTATGTTTTGGTGCGAAAATCTTTTTTTGGGGGGAATTCAATGTGAAATCAGTTTTTGTAATCTAGAATCAGTTTTTAGTTCACCTAACgagctattttttttttccttcttcaattaacaataataaaatactatagtCTATAAAGTAAAGCACCAGCTACATTGTAGCTCAGCCATCTTTTATTAAGAAGTGTGCCCATGCAATTTGTAGCAAGAAAaacagaacagaggaagtatataagatctaataaaaaaaagccCTATAAAAAAGCCCTATAGATCTAATaatcatatcatataatatctaataaaaaaaaggcGAATTAGGTGTTTGAAAAGGGAGATTCGGATTGGAAATTTTAAGATATATGTCATGTGTAATTTTtctattggattatttaaagtAACTGATGAGGAAATAGATTATGATCAAGACATTCGTTGATATACCTTGCTTCTGTTTACTATTGTAtcattatgttatttttagttTCTGCTTTCTAACTAATGGttagttattttatttcttaaccTTGGTTACTTTGTTACATGCTTGTTATATTAGGATCCTACATAAAAAGGTTCCTTCCTGTACATTTTATCATCTAATAATAATGTTTTAGTTCTTTTTCTACTGTCTTCCTAATACCCTTAACTTCCTAATTCTATCAAAGCCAAATTCCCGTATTCtatcatggtatcagacgcAGGTATTATTACCTAATTTTTCCATCCCTTCAGTTTTTTTCTTTGCCAAGAACTATTTTCTTTATTCTTCTTCTTTATCTCTTCATCTCACATGGAACTCCTACCAGATACTCGTCCTACTAATGTGATTAATCATACCACTAAAACAGCAAATAATCCTAACCAAGATCCAAGTAGTGTTTACAATTTACACTCTTCGGATTCCGCTAGCATAAAATTGGTTTCGGTTGTGTTTGATGGCACTTGTTTTAGTGATTGGAAGAGGTCCATGGTTATAAGCCTTgatgcaaaaaataaaatttcttttgttgatgGTAGTTTACCCCAACCTCTTGATGGATCTTCAGACGAACGGGCATGGAAACAATGCAATAACATGGTGATAGGTTGGATCAT
Coding sequences:
- the LOC130817742 gene encoding uncharacterized protein LOC130817742 codes for the protein MYNVVHIDEKWFYMSRETQRYYLFPWEEEEPYRCVKNKNFIGKVMFIAAVARPQISTNREVLWDGKIGIFPFTETYYAMRRLERKPAGTPQLRAITKVTRDVIREKLINEVLPTIRLKWPTNGVKDIWIQQDNVKLYILTNDQAFNEEANKDGFNIRLSFLKDLKDLIKAVNDAYDTFEPKLLNYTWIEYQLCMIEVLKARGGNNYKNPHIGKQRLDRLGMLLRQLEIPQELIDAARQFLSDGIINLDDLPQED